Proteins encoded within one genomic window of Macaca fascicularis isolate 582-1 chromosome 16, T2T-MFA8v1.1:
- the PNPO gene encoding pyridoxine-5'-phosphate oxidase isoform X9, which produces MTCRLRGVTATFGRPAEWPGYLRHLRGRSAAMDLGPMRKSYRGDREAFEETHLTSLDPLKQFAAWFEEAVQCPDIGEANAMCLATCTRDGKPSARMLLLKGFGKDGFRFFTNFESRKGKELDSNPFASLVFYWEPLNRQYLRKKNEELEQLYEDQEVPKPKSWGGGNGVLLCRPGWSALV; this is translated from the exons ATGACGTGCCGGCTGCGGGGCGTCACAGCGACGTTCGGGCGACCTGCCGAGTGGCCAGGCTACCTCCGTCACCTGCGTGGTCGCAGTGCTGCCATGGACCTGGGACCCATGCGCAAGAGTTACCGCGGGGACCGAGAG GCATTTGAGGAGACTCATCTGACCTCCCTTGACCCACTGAAACAGTTTGCTGCCTGGTTTGAGGAGGCTGTTCAGTGTCCTGACATAGGGGAAGCAAATGCCATGTGTCTGGCTACCTGTACCAG AGATGGAAAACCCTCTGCTCGCATGTTGCTACTGAAGGGCTTTGGGAAAGATGGCTTCCGCTTCTTCACTAACTTCGAGAGTCGAAAAGGAAAAGAGCTG GACTCGAATCCCTTTGCTTCCCTTGTCTTCTACTGGGAGCCACTTAACCGTCAG tatctgagaaagaaaaatgaggaactGGAACAGCTCTACGAGGATCAAGAGGTGCCCAAGCCAAAATCCTG
- the PNPO gene encoding pyridoxine-5'-phosphate oxidase isoform X10, producing MLLLKGFGKDGFRFFTNFESRKGKELDSNPFASLVFYWEPLNRQVRVEGPVKKLPEEEAECYFHSRPKSSQIGAVVSHQSSVIPDREYLRKKNEELEQLYEDQEVPKPKSWGGYVLYPQVMEFWQGQTNRLHDRIVFRRGLPTGDSPLGPMTHRGEEDWLYERLAP from the exons ATGTTGCTACTGAAGGGCTTTGGGAAAGATGGCTTCCGCTTCTTCACTAACTTCGAGAGTCGAAAAGGAAAAGAGCTG GACTCGAATCCCTTTGCTTCCCTTGTCTTCTACTGGGAGCCACTTAACCGTCAG GTGCGTGTGGAAGGCCCTGTGAAGAAGCTGCCGGAGGAGGAGGCTGAGTGCTACTTCCACTCCCGCCCCAAGAGCAGCCAGATTGGGGCTGTGGTCAGCCACCAGAGTTCTGTGATCCCTGATCGGGAG tatctgagaaagaaaaatgaggaactGGAACAGCTCTACGAGGATCAAGAGGTGCCCAAGCCAAAATCCTG GGGTGGCTATGTCCTGTACCCTCAGGTGATGGAGTTCTGGCAAGGTCAAACCAACCGCCTGCATGACCGGATAGTCTTTCGGCGGGGCCTGCCCACAGGAGATTCCCCTTTGGGGCCCATGACCCACCGCGGGGAGGAAGACTGGCTCTATGAGAGACTTGCACCTTAA
- the PNPO gene encoding pyridoxine-5'-phosphate oxidase isoform X6 → MTCRLRGVTATFGRPAEWPGYLRHLRGRSAAMDLGPMRKSYRGDREAFEETHLTSLDPLKQFAAWFEEAVQCPDIGEANAMCLATCTRDGKPSARMLLLKGFGKDGFRFFTNFESRKGKELDSNPFASLVFYWEPLNRQYLRKKNEELEQLYEDQEVPKPKSWGGYVLYPQVMEFWQGQTNRLHDRIVFRRGLPTGDSPLGPMTHRGEEDWLYERLAP, encoded by the exons ATGACGTGCCGGCTGCGGGGCGTCACAGCGACGTTCGGGCGACCTGCCGAGTGGCCAGGCTACCTCCGTCACCTGCGTGGTCGCAGTGCTGCCATGGACCTGGGACCCATGCGCAAGAGTTACCGCGGGGACCGAGAG GCATTTGAGGAGACTCATCTGACCTCCCTTGACCCACTGAAACAGTTTGCTGCCTGGTTTGAGGAGGCTGTTCAGTGTCCTGACATAGGGGAAGCAAATGCCATGTGTCTGGCTACCTGTACCAG AGATGGAAAACCCTCTGCTCGCATGTTGCTACTGAAGGGCTTTGGGAAAGATGGCTTCCGCTTCTTCACTAACTTCGAGAGTCGAAAAGGAAAAGAGCTG GACTCGAATCCCTTTGCTTCCCTTGTCTTCTACTGGGAGCCACTTAACCGTCAG tatctgagaaagaaaaatgaggaactGGAACAGCTCTACGAGGATCAAGAGGTGCCCAAGCCAAAATCCTG GGGTGGCTATGTCCTGTACCCTCAGGTGATGGAGTTCTGGCAAGGTCAAACCAACCGCCTGCATGACCGGATAGTCTTTCGGCGGGGCCTGCCCACAGGAGATTCCCCTTTGGGGCCCATGACCCACCGCGGGGAGGAAGACTGGCTCTATGAGAGACTTGCACCTTAA
- the PNPO gene encoding pyridoxine-5'-phosphate oxidase isoform X5, protein MTCRLRGVTATFGRPAEWPGYLRHLRGRSAAMDLGPMRKSYRGDREAFEETHLTSLDPLKQFAAWFEEAVQCPDIGEANAMCLATCTRDGKPSARMLLLKGFGKDGFRFFTNFESRKGKELDSNPFASLVFYWEPLNRQVRVEGPVKKLPEEEAECYFHSRPKSSQIGAVVSHQSSVIPDREYLRKKNEELEQLYEDQEVPKPKSWGGGNGVLLCRPGWSALV, encoded by the exons ATGACGTGCCGGCTGCGGGGCGTCACAGCGACGTTCGGGCGACCTGCCGAGTGGCCAGGCTACCTCCGTCACCTGCGTGGTCGCAGTGCTGCCATGGACCTGGGACCCATGCGCAAGAGTTACCGCGGGGACCGAGAG GCATTTGAGGAGACTCATCTGACCTCCCTTGACCCACTGAAACAGTTTGCTGCCTGGTTTGAGGAGGCTGTTCAGTGTCCTGACATAGGGGAAGCAAATGCCATGTGTCTGGCTACCTGTACCAG AGATGGAAAACCCTCTGCTCGCATGTTGCTACTGAAGGGCTTTGGGAAAGATGGCTTCCGCTTCTTCACTAACTTCGAGAGTCGAAAAGGAAAAGAGCTG GACTCGAATCCCTTTGCTTCCCTTGTCTTCTACTGGGAGCCACTTAACCGTCAG GTGCGTGTGGAAGGCCCTGTGAAGAAGCTGCCGGAGGAGGAGGCTGAGTGCTACTTCCACTCCCGCCCCAAGAGCAGCCAGATTGGGGCTGTGGTCAGCCACCAGAGTTCTGTGATCCCTGATCGGGAG tatctgagaaagaaaaatgaggaactGGAACAGCTCTACGAGGATCAAGAGGTGCCCAAGCCAAAATCCTG
- the PNPO gene encoding pyridoxine-5'-phosphate oxidase isoform X11, which translates to MTCRLRGVTATFGRPAEWPGYLRHLRGRSAAMDLGPMRKSYRGDREAFEETHLTSLDPLKQFAAWFEEAVQCPDIGEANAMCLATCTRDGKPSARMLLLKGFGKDGFRFFTNFESRKGKELVCEKSWTRIPLLPLSSTGSHLTVRCVWKAL; encoded by the exons ATGACGTGCCGGCTGCGGGGCGTCACAGCGACGTTCGGGCGACCTGCCGAGTGGCCAGGCTACCTCCGTCACCTGCGTGGTCGCAGTGCTGCCATGGACCTGGGACCCATGCGCAAGAGTTACCGCGGGGACCGAGAG GCATTTGAGGAGACTCATCTGACCTCCCTTGACCCACTGAAACAGTTTGCTGCCTGGTTTGAGGAGGCTGTTCAGTGTCCTGACATAGGGGAAGCAAATGCCATGTGTCTGGCTACCTGTACCAG AGATGGAAAACCCTCTGCTCGCATGTTGCTACTGAAGGGCTTTGGGAAAGATGGCTTCCGCTTCTTCACTAACTTCGAGAGTCGAAAAGGAAAAGAGCTGGTGTGTGAAAAGAGCTG GACTCGAATCCCTTTGCTTCCCTTGTCTTCTACTGGGAGCCACTTAACCGTCAG GTGCGTGTGGAAGGCCCTGTGA
- the PNPO gene encoding pyridoxine-5'-phosphate oxidase isoform X3 codes for MTCRLRGVTATFGRPAEWPGYLRHLRGRSAAMDLGPMRKSYRGDREAFEETHLTSLDPLKQFAAWFEEAVQCPDIGEANAMCLATCTRDGKPSARMLLLKGFGKDGFRFFTNFESRKGKELDSNPFASLVFYWEPLNRQVRVEGPVKKLPEEEAECYFHSRPKSSQIGAVVSHQSSVIPDREYLRKKNEELEQLYEDQEVPKPKSWGGYVLYPQVMEFWQGQTNRLHDRIVFRRGLPTGDSPLGPMTHRGEEDWLYERLAP; via the exons ATGACGTGCCGGCTGCGGGGCGTCACAGCGACGTTCGGGCGACCTGCCGAGTGGCCAGGCTACCTCCGTCACCTGCGTGGTCGCAGTGCTGCCATGGACCTGGGACCCATGCGCAAGAGTTACCGCGGGGACCGAGAG GCATTTGAGGAGACTCATCTGACCTCCCTTGACCCACTGAAACAGTTTGCTGCCTGGTTTGAGGAGGCTGTTCAGTGTCCTGACATAGGGGAAGCAAATGCCATGTGTCTGGCTACCTGTACCAG AGATGGAAAACCCTCTGCTCGCATGTTGCTACTGAAGGGCTTTGGGAAAGATGGCTTCCGCTTCTTCACTAACTTCGAGAGTCGAAAAGGAAAAGAGCTG GACTCGAATCCCTTTGCTTCCCTTGTCTTCTACTGGGAGCCACTTAACCGTCAG GTGCGTGTGGAAGGCCCTGTGAAGAAGCTGCCGGAGGAGGAGGCTGAGTGCTACTTCCACTCCCGCCCCAAGAGCAGCCAGATTGGGGCTGTGGTCAGCCACCAGAGTTCTGTGATCCCTGATCGGGAG tatctgagaaagaaaaatgaggaactGGAACAGCTCTACGAGGATCAAGAGGTGCCCAAGCCAAAATCCTG GGGTGGCTATGTCCTGTACCCTCAGGTGATGGAGTTCTGGCAAGGTCAAACCAACCGCCTGCATGACCGGATAGTCTTTCGGCGGGGCCTGCCCACAGGAGATTCCCCTTTGGGGCCCATGACCCACCGCGGGGAGGAAGACTGGCTCTATGAGAGACTTGCACCTTAA